One part of the Helicobacter cetorum MIT 99-5656 genome encodes these proteins:
- a CDS encoding SPOR domain-containing protein, producing MQEKERLNDVILEEESSGGGAKKALLIVAIAIIVLAVLLMVFWKSTRTTPKETFLQTDSGMQKIGNTKDEKKDDEFENLNLEFPNNPQQEDRLDKLADDVKNQDRANLKMQSDETKAPSDTPNNKGSEPNFIEHTSKLKKMPKQEAKQNDKKPAQTDNKKASKQAHTKHSQQEKGLKKPVKQEAKKPKNTAMPKSYYLQVGVFAHTPNKAFLQEFEKFAHKIEKGKANTKYLIGPYKTRQEALEHANEVTKKLTKPIIVKMP from the coding sequence ATGCAAGAAAAAGAAAGATTGAATGATGTTATTTTAGAAGAAGAGAGCAGTGGAGGTGGTGCTAAAAAAGCGCTTTTGATTGTAGCGATTGCGATTATTGTCTTAGCAGTGCTTTTAATGGTATTTTGGAAAAGCACAAGAACCACACCCAAAGAGACCTTTTTACAAACGGATAGTGGCATGCAAAAGATAGGCAACACTAAAGACGAGAAAAAAGATGATGAGTTTGAAAATTTGAATTTAGAGTTTCCTAACAACCCTCAACAAGAAGATAGACTAGACAAACTAGCCGATGATGTGAAGAATCAAGATAGGGCGAATTTGAAAATGCAAAGTGATGAAACCAAAGCACCTAGCGATACGCCCAACAATAAAGGTAGTGAGCCAAATTTCATTGAGCATACTTCTAAGCTAAAGAAAATGCCTAAGCAAGAAGCAAAACAAAATGACAAAAAGCCCGCACAAACTGACAACAAGAAAGCCTCAAAACAAGCTCACACTAAGCATTCTCAGCAAGAGAAAGGGCTTAAAAAACCAGTCAAACAAGAAGCGAAGAAACCCAAAAACACTGCAATGCCTAAGAGTTACTACTTGCAGGTAGGGGTTTTTGCTCATACGCCCAACAAAGCGTTTTTGCAAGAATTTGAAAAGTTTGCTCATAAAATAGAAAAGGGCAAAGCAAATACAAAGTATTTAATCGGACCTTATAAAACCCGTCAAGAAGCCCTAGAGCATGCAAATGAAGTTACGAAAAAACTCACCAAACCTATCATTGTAAAAATGCCTTGA
- a CDS encoding RNA-guided endonuclease InsQ/TnpB family protein — protein sequence MKVNKGFKFRLYPTKEQQTKLQHSFFVYNQAYNICLNLQQEQYEKNKDLPTKQRKWQKSSELDSAIKHHLKARNLSFSSVVAQQSRMNAERALRDAFKVKNRGFPKFKNSKFAKQSFTWNNQGFSIKDFNERFKMFNLMKMPLKMRMHRDLPLNAKIKQIVVSCSHQKYFVSFSIEYEKELNTIKEPRNCVGVDLNIYDIALSVDLKEYEKLTDLEQYQKDMKELGLKVDENINLKRLIPTYSKLHSFKKYSKEFKRLQRKQSRRVLKSKQNKIKLGGNFYKTQKKLNKAFDKSSYQKLDRYHKITSELSKQFELIVVEDLQIKNMTKRAKLKNVKQKSGLNKSILNTSFYQIISFLDYKQQHNGKLLVKAPPQYTSKTCHSCGQINHELKLNHREYLCQNCGYIEHRDINAASNILSKGLSLLGLGNSLADFKEQSLSY from the coding sequence ATGAAAGTAAATAAGGGCTTTAAATTTCGTTTGTATCCTACCAAAGAGCAACAGACCAAATTACAACACTCTTTTTTTGTCTATAACCAAGCCTATAACATTTGCTTAAATCTACAACAAGAGCAATACGAAAAAAACAAAGATTTACCCACTAAACAAAGAAAATGGCAAAAATCAAGCGAATTAGATAGTGCGATTAAGCACCATTTAAAAGCTAGGAATTTAAGTTTTAGTAGTGTAGTCGCTCAACAATCACGCATGAATGCAGAAAGAGCCTTAAGAGATGCCTTTAAAGTCAAAAATAGGGGCTTTCCTAAATTTAAAAACTCTAAATTTGCTAAACAAAGTTTTACTTGGAATAATCAAGGCTTTTCTATCAAAGACTTTAACGAACGCTTTAAGATGTTTAACTTAATGAAAATGCCCTTAAAAATGCGTATGCATAGAGACTTACCCCTTAATGCTAAGATTAAACAAATCGTAGTCTCTTGCTCTCATCAAAAATATTTTGTTAGTTTTAGCATAGAATACGAAAAAGAGCTTAACACTATTAAAGAGCCTAGAAATTGTGTCGGTGTGGACTTAAATATCTATGATATAGCTTTAAGCGTTGATTTAAAAGAATATGAAAAACTAACCGACCTAGAACAATACCAAAAAGACATGAAAGAACTAGGTTTAAAAGTAGATGAAAATATCAATCTAAAACGACTTATTCCTACTTATTCTAAACTACATTCTTTTAAAAAATACTCTAAAGAATTTAAAAGACTACAAAGAAAACAAAGCCGTAGGGTTTTAAAATCTAAACAAAATAAAATCAAACTAGGAGGTAATTTTTACAAAACTCAAAAAAAATTAAACAAAGCCTTTGATAAATCAAGCTATCAAAAACTAGACAGATACCATAAAATCACAAGCGAACTTTCAAAGCAATTTGAATTGATAGTAGTTGAAGACTTACAAATTAAGAACATGACCAAAAGAGCCAAACTCAAAAATGTTAAACAAAAGAGTGGGCTTAATAAGTCTATACTAAATACTTCATTCTATCAAATCATCTCTTTTTTAGACTACAAACAACAGCATAATGGCAAATTGTTAGTGAAAGCTCCCCCACAATATACGAGTAAAACTTGTCATAGTTGTGGGCAAATCAACCACGAGCTTAAATTAAATCATAGAGAATATCTGTGTCAAAATTGCGGATATATAGAGCATAGAGATATAAACGCCGCAAGTAATATTTTAAGCAAAGGGTTAAGTCTTCTTGGGTTAGGAAATAGCCTTGCAGACTTTAAAGAGCAAAGCCTTTCGTATTAG
- a CDS encoding membrane protein, with translation MCLALVGLWSNLEAHPKSGFFIQAGFETGMSSITESVKKRPNPQSIIGNGLYQQGYQPRKTTKEESTSRSNHSHEAHSHEESETPSQVSSGQTESTQQAKNTEQESTTASSAVVVEGVSEEGQLKTSEQKDQAQADVPAQPDPVAQKDQAREKQQEEIARKTQECEERVKSTGRTCAPLAKGLDAIPDYAPSTIQTPKTISKITSGSYTSTALFTDSNVVGQTFSTTNPIATTFDASNSTIHIKNSLPYDLKNVKLVVKVKDDTNEKGYRDVTLATFDSIKASSHITLNKNQIPAFSDSALQKVDTQNFEFRYNGTTLPNDTSDHTRRVLEAIDKITTNIHGTFQNPESANSNRSKYQKMTADVAQNYVNMYLNLAGTLDSQVWKEAMLDAKFNFHGNDNESVNHTNIDKQSLVDQFRQDSRNLSIRAVSLYSGAFGWASSTNMAVNANFINPNFNELLRKYNDTADNGNDGWNDAYRYMFHTFFHEFGHTKGWKHDSNLTYSEYYHLGGGFSSVTTDAWLKLANSNELPINYQDLPANYGGNEYYDGVKSAVQGKVAVAHQLKNRKIAGNDTSNIGYPYYGYPTYNNPYISNNSGCTAEEMRLYDECRYYADMALQDVPKGAFENALNTMSATLLESVQALQNKALKNPTLGFNTQIGYQNYFNNIIGLSYYAMFNYNFSKRQGLLNKTQQYGVGGGVNLLIDFINVYKDKNFKSSFGVFAGARALYNRYQFNGMINASKHKGNVYFTTGFNYRYKHSKISLGISMPLIKQNIKAQLLTEETINEVALNENFNNMHVFMNYGWVF, from the coding sequence GTGTGTTTAGCACTTGTAGGATTATGGAGTAATTTAGAAGCCCATCCAAAAAGCGGATTTTTCATACAGGCAGGGTTTGAAACAGGTATGTCTAGTATCACAGAGAGCGTTAAAAAACGCCCAAACCCACAATCAATCATAGGGAATGGCTTGTATCAGCAGGGTTATCAACCTAGAAAGACAACTAAAGAAGAATCAACTAGCCGTTCAAACCACTCGCACGAAGCCCATTCTCATGAAGAAAGTGAAACCCCTTCTCAAGTAAGTTCTGGTCAAACAGAAAGCACGCAACAAGCTAAGAATACAGAACAAGAAAGCACCACAGCCTCCTCTGCAGTGGTTGTAGAAGGTGTTTCTGAAGAGGGGCAACTTAAGACTTCAGAACAAAAAGACCAAGCCCAAGCTGATGTCCCAGCACAGCCTGACCCTGTAGCTCAAAAAGACCAAGCACGAGAAAAGCAACAAGAAGAAATTGCTCGTAAAACGCAAGAGTGCGAAGAGAGAGTTAAAAGCACAGGTCGAACATGCGCTCCTCTTGCTAAGGGGTTAGATGCAATACCTGATTATGCCCCTAGCACTATTCAAACACCAAAGACAATTTCAAAAATTACTTCAGGTAGCTATACTTCAACAGCCCTTTTTACCGATAGTAATGTTGTGGGGCAAACCTTTTCTACCACTAACCCCATAGCTACTACCTTTGATGCAAGCAATTCAACCATTCATATTAAAAATTCCTTACCCTATGATTTAAAGAATGTGAAGTTAGTGGTTAAGGTTAAGGACGATACAAACGAAAAAGGCTATAGAGATGTTACTTTAGCGACTTTTGATAGTATCAAAGCGAGTTCGCATATCACCTTAAATAAAAATCAAATTCCAGCTTTCAGCGATAGTGCGTTACAAAAGGTGGACACGCAAAATTTTGAGTTTAGATATAACGGCACAACACTCCCAAATGATACTAGCGACCATACAAGAAGGGTTTTAGAAGCCATAGATAAAATTACCACCAACATTCATGGGACCTTTCAAAACCCAGAGAGTGCAAATAGTAATCGCTCCAAATATCAAAAAATGACTGCTGATGTGGCTCAAAACTATGTCAATATGTATCTTAATTTAGCTGGCACTTTAGACTCTCAAGTATGGAAAGAAGCTATGCTTGATGCAAAATTTAATTTTCATGGCAATGATAATGAAAGTGTTAATCATACGAATATTGACAAGCAATCTTTGGTTGACCAATTCAGACAAGATAGTAGGAACTTGTCTATTAGAGCGGTTAGTTTGTATTCTGGGGCATTTGGTTGGGCTAGTTCCACTAATATGGCTGTCAATGCGAATTTTATCAACCCTAATTTTAATGAGTTATTGAGAAAATACAATGATACTGCAGACAATGGTAATGACGGATGGAATGACGCTTACCGCTACATGTTCCATACTTTTTTCCATGAATTTGGACACACCAAAGGCTGGAAACATGATAGCAATTTGACTTATAGCGAGTATTATCATTTAGGTGGAGGATTTTCTAGCGTTACCACTGATGCGTGGTTGAAATTAGCTAATTCAAATGAATTACCTATTAATTATCAAGATTTGCCTGCGAATTATGGTGGTAACGAATATTATGATGGGGTTAAAAGTGCCGTTCAGGGCAAGGTTGCCGTAGCCCATCAGTTAAAGAATCGAAAAATAGCTGGCAATGATACTTCAAATATAGGATATCCCTACTACGGATACCCTACTTACAACAACCCTTATATCTCAAATAATAGTGGTTGTACTGCTGAAGAAATGCGTTTATATGATGAGTGTAGGTATTATGCCGATATGGCATTGCAAGATGTTCCTAAAGGTGCGTTTGAGAATGCTCTAAACACCATGAGTGCCACTCTTTTAGAAAGTGTTCAAGCCTTGCAAAATAAAGCCCTAAAAAACCCCACCCTAGGCTTCAACACCCAAATAGGTTATCAAAACTATTTCAACAACATTATCGGTCTTTCTTACTATGCTATGTTTAATTACAACTTCTCTAAAAGACAAGGCTTATTAAACAAAACACAACAATATGGAGTAGGGGGTGGAGTGAATCTCTTAATAGACTTTATCAATGTCTATAAAGATAAAAACTTCAAATCTTCTTTTGGAGTCTTTGCTGGAGCTAGAGCCTTGTATAACCGCTATCAATTCAATGGTATGATTAACGCTAGCAAGCATAAAGGCAATGTCTATTTCACTACAGGCTTTAACTACCGCTACAAGCATTCTAAAATCTCTCTAGGAATTAGTATGCCACTTATTAAACAAAACATTAAAGCCCAACTACTTACAGAAGAAACTATCAACGAAGTGGCTTTGAATGAAAACTTTAACAACATGCATGTGTTTATGAATTATGGGTGGGTGTTTTAA
- a CDS encoding RDD family protein: MRSQILEKEETEIIETLLVREKVRLCPFYWRVLAFLTDCLLVGFLLSDSLSACDFLKAFNWLSNPIYYALFVITCFMILYGVYEIFFMWLCKVSLGKLVFRIKIINIYLADCPSRAILLKRLALKIMVFLCPILWFSNLNRSYYRAWYEEKTQTLLVLF, from the coding sequence ATGCGCTCTCAAATTTTAGAAAAAGAAGAAACAGAGATTATAGAGACCCTTCTTGTGCGTGAAAAGGTGCGTTTATGCCCCTTTTATTGGCGTGTGTTAGCGTTTTTAACCGATTGCTTATTGGTGGGGTTTTTATTGAGCGATAGCTTAAGTGCATGCGATTTTTTAAAAGCGTTTAACTGGCTTTCTAACCCCATTTATTATGCCTTGTTTGTAATAACTTGCTTTATGATTTTATATGGCGTTTATGAAATCTTTTTTATGTGGCTGTGTAAGGTGAGTTTGGGCAAGCTTGTTTTTAGGATTAAAATCATCAATATTTATTTGGCGGATTGTCCTAGTAGGGCTATTTTACTAAAGCGTTTGGCATTAAAGATAATGGTTTTTTTATGCCCTATTTTATGGTTTTCAAATCTTAATCGCTCTTATTACAGGGCATGGTATGAAGAAAAAACCCAAACCCTTTTAGTGTTGTTTTAA
- a CDS encoding LPS-assembly protein LptD has translation MMRLFCLIGVFLLGVLGAKEVAMQRFDKKNHKIFEILADRVSAKDNVITALGNAILLNYDVYILADKVRYDTKNKQALLEGNIRVYKGEGLLIKTDYVKLSLNEKYEIIFPFYVQDSVSGIWVSADIASGKNQRYKIKNMSASGCSIDNPIWHINATSGSFNMQKSYLSMWNPKIYIGDIPVLYLPYIFMSTSNKRTTGFLYPEFGTSNLDGFIYLQPFYLAPRDSWDMTFTPQMRYKRGFGLNFEARYINSKDDRFLFHARYFRNYDKYVKRYNLRNQNVYGFEFLSSSRNTLQKYFHLNSNIDNGHYIDFLYMNDLDYVRFEKVNRRITDATHMSRANYYLQTQNHYYGLNIKYFLNLNKINNNRTFQSIPNLEYHKYLNHLYFKNLLYSVDYQFKNTIREIGYGYVQNALNVPVGLQFSLFKKYLSLGVWNHVELSNVALMQTKNSYVPSIPNQSKEFGNFVSSSSSIYLNTDLAKEYNKLFHIIQFEAIFNIPYYTFKDGLFSQNMYALSSQALNNYTSPTLSDYNFRGRLYDSVWNPSSILPSGVSNKTLSLGLTQYLYGLGGQELLYFRVSQQIDIDDKISPFRMPLESKIGFSPLKGLNIFGNVFYSFYQNRLEEISLNANYQRKFLSFNLSYFLKNNFSSGFKRIVENSADYLKAGFSNDFGYFSMSADVGYDIRNNVVLNWNVGLYKKIRCFGIGFKFVNQRRPILTSDPNHPLRVLENNYVKLELDFSPITKTNITYRSLKRR, from the coding sequence ATGATGCGTTTGTTTTGTTTGATTGGGGTTTTTCTACTAGGGGTATTAGGGGCTAAGGAAGTAGCCATGCAACGCTTTGATAAAAAAAACCATAAGATTTTTGAAATACTTGCTGATAGAGTGAGCGCTAAAGATAATGTTATAACGGCCTTAGGAAATGCGATTTTATTAAACTATGATGTGTATATTCTAGCGGATAAAGTGCGTTATGACACTAAAAACAAACAAGCCCTATTAGAAGGCAACATTAGAGTGTATAAGGGCGAAGGCTTGCTCATTAAAACCGATTATGTGAAACTGAGTTTGAATGAAAAATACGAGATTATTTTTCCTTTCTATGTTCAAGATAGCGTGAGTGGGATTTGGGTGAGTGCAGATATTGCTAGTGGGAAAAACCAGCGATATAAAATCAAAAATATGAGCGCTTCAGGGTGTAGCATTGATAATCCTATTTGGCACATTAACGCTACTTCAGGTTCATTCAACATGCAAAAATCGTATTTGTCTATGTGGAATCCTAAGATTTACATCGGCGACATTCCTGTGTTGTATTTGCCCTATATTTTTATGTCCACTAGCAACAAGCGAACCACCGGATTTTTATACCCTGAATTTGGCACTTCTAATTTAGATGGCTTTATTTATTTGCAACCCTTTTATTTAGCTCCAAGAGATTCATGGGATATGACCTTTACCCCACAAATGCGTTATAAAAGGGGTTTTGGCTTAAACTTTGAAGCCCGCTACATCAACTCTAAAGACGATAGATTTTTATTTCATGCACGCTATTTTAGAAATTATGATAAATATGTCAAACGCTATAATTTGAGAAATCAAAATGTCTATGGTTTTGAATTTCTAAGCTCTAGCAGGAACACCTTACAAAAGTATTTTCATCTGAATTCTAACATTGACAATGGGCATTATATTGACTTTTTATACATGAATGATTTAGATTATGTGCGTTTTGAAAAAGTCAATAGGCGTATTACAGACGCTACGCATATGTCTAGGGCGAATTACTATTTGCAAACACAGAACCACTACTATGGCTTAAATATCAAGTATTTTTTGAACCTAAACAAAATCAATAACAACCGCACTTTTCAGTCCATTCCTAATTTGGAATACCACAAATATTTAAACCATTTGTATTTTAAAAATCTTTTGTATTCAGTGGATTATCAGTTCAAAAATACGATAAGAGAAATCGGCTATGGCTATGTGCAAAATGCCTTGAATGTGCCGGTGGGCTTACAATTTTCTTTGTTTAAAAAGTATTTGTCTTTAGGGGTTTGGAATCATGTTGAGCTTTCTAATGTGGCTTTAATGCAAACTAAAAATTCTTATGTGCCAAGTATTCCTAATCAATCTAAAGAGTTTGGAAACTTTGTGTCTTCAAGCTCTTCTATTTATTTGAATACGGATTTGGCTAAGGAATACAACAAGCTTTTTCACATCATTCAGTTTGAAGCCATCTTTAACATACCTTATTACACCTTTAAAGATGGACTCTTTAGCCAGAACATGTATGCCTTAAGCTCTCAAGCCTTAAACAACTACACTTCGCCGACTTTGAGCGATTATAATTTTAGGGGGCGTTTGTATGATTCTGTGTGGAATCCTAGTAGCATTTTGCCTAGTGGCGTGAGCAACAAAACTTTGAGTTTAGGTCTCACACAATACCTTTATGGCTTAGGGGGGCAAGAGTTATTGTATTTTAGGGTATCGCAACAAATTGATATTGATGATAAAATTTCGCCTTTTAGAATGCCTTTAGAAAGCAAGATTGGGTTTTCGCCCCTAAAGGGGTTGAATATTTTTGGAAATGTCTTTTATTCGTTTTATCAAAACCGCCTAGAAGAAATCTCTCTTAATGCGAATTACCAACGCAAATTCTTAAGCTTTAATCTCTCGTATTTTTTAAAAAACAATTTTAGTAGTGGTTTTAAAAGGATTGTAGAAAACTCCGCTGACTACCTAAAGGCTGGTTTTAGCAACGACTTTGGCTATTTTTCTATGAGTGCTGATGTGGGTTATGATATCAGAAACAATGTGGTTTTAAATTGGAATGTAGGGCTTTATAAAAAAATCCGTTGCTTTGGAATTGGCTTTAAATTTGTCAACCAACGCCGCCCCATTCTCACAAGCGACCCTAACCACCCTTTAAGAGTGCTAGAAAATAACTATGTTAAGCTAGAATTAGATTTTTCGCCTATCACTAAAACTAATATCACTTACCGCTCATTAAAGCGTAGGTAA
- the tnpA gene encoding IS200/IS605 family transposase — translation MKQIDNIRHGRHCVFLMHVHLVFVTKYRRKAFNKEVIDFLGSVFAKVCKDFESELVEFDGESDHVHLLINYPPKVSVSRLVNSLKGVSSRLVRQQNFKNVKATLWGNHLWSPSYFAGSCGGAPLEIIKQYIQEQETPH, via the coding sequence ATGAAACAAATTGATAATATTAGACATGGCAGACATTGTGTTTTTTTAATGCATGTGCATTTAGTATTTGTAACTAAATATAGGCGTAAAGCATTCAACAAAGAAGTTATAGACTTTTTAGGTTCTGTATTTGCTAAGGTATGCAAAGACTTTGAAAGCGAGTTAGTAGAATTTGATGGGGAAAGCGACCATGTGCATTTACTTATCAATTATCCACCAAAAGTTAGTGTTAGTAGGTTAGTTAATTCTTTAAAGGGTGTTAGTAGTCGTTTGGTTAGACAACAAAATTTTAAAAATGTTAAAGCTACTTTGTGGGGCAATCATTTATGGTCGCCTAGTTATTTTGCTGGAAGCTGTGGGGGTGCTCCTTTAGAAATCATTAAGCAATATATCCAAGAGCAAGAAACACCACATTAG
- a CDS encoding site-specific integrase yields the protein MKNFTIYSRNNTPYLNYTKDKKRHRISLTNKLKGYSSAEMILIIRELNACQNIESVLKKLSTLKTRLNRNEKKGDATYPQESQEARANKRAKKLKGNETIEHVFSNYLNQKIGLKKTTLLSVKTNFTSILNTMKMKESAKISKITQERVVFFHNKALEKFKKSSLIVLNHLLKSFLDFATEHGYLEKSPYFKVNLNNAKESKEIKPFNLQEIKEILNECPSTILRAFLTTAFFTGLRTGEQLALKWKDIDFINKKINVEYSLNILGELSTPKNKSSKREIDLLEPVERALIELKKSQKGVFIFIDKPQKTREFQKAFTKLLDALNLEKRKIYTTRHTFASLMLSQGEEAMWVSKMLGHKDLNTTYSIYSHYIPQQNRERAAFLRGAML from the coding sequence ATGAAAAATTTCACCATCTACTCACGCAATAACACGCCCTATCTAAACTACACAAAGGATAAAAAACGCCACCGCATAAGCCTTACTAATAAGCTAAAAGGCTACAGCAGTGCCGAAATGATTTTAATTATAAGAGAGCTAAACGCATGCCAAAATATAGAAAGCGTTTTAAAAAAATTAAGCACCCTTAAAACAAGGTTAAACAGAAATGAAAAAAAAGGCGATGCCACATACCCACAAGAGAGCCAAGAAGCAAGAGCCAACAAAAGAGCCAAAAAGCTAAAAGGCAATGAAACCATCGAGCATGTTTTTTCAAACTATTTAAACCAAAAAATAGGGCTTAAAAAGACAACGCTTCTAAGCGTTAAGACCAACTTCACATCTATTTTAAACACCATGAAAATGAAAGAGAGTGCTAAAATTTCTAAAATCACACAAGAGCGTGTGGTTTTTTTTCATAACAAGGCGCTAGAGAAATTTAAAAAATCCTCTCTAATCGTTTTAAACCACCTTTTAAAAAGTTTCTTAGACTTTGCCACAGAGCATGGCTACTTAGAAAAAAGCCCTTATTTTAAAGTTAATCTAAACAACGCCAAAGAGTCCAAAGAGATTAAGCCATTTAACTTGCAAGAAATCAAGGAAATTTTAAACGAATGCCCTTCTACTATTTTAAGAGCGTTTTTAACAACCGCATTTTTTACAGGCCTAAGGACAGGCGAACAATTAGCTTTAAAATGGAAGGACATTGACTTTATTAATAAAAAGATAAATGTTGAATACTCACTTAACATTTTAGGGGAATTAAGCACACCAAAAAATAAATCTAGCAAGAGAGAGATTGACCTTTTAGAGCCAGTAGAAAGAGCATTAATTGAATTAAAAAAATCTCAAAAAGGCGTTTTTATATTCATAGACAAGCCACAAAAAACGCGCGAATTTCAAAAGGCTTTTACAAAACTTTTAGATGCTTTGAATTTAGAAAAGAGAAAAATATACACCACACGCCACACCTTCGCCAGCCTTATGTTAAGCCAAGGCGAAGAGGCCATGTGGGTTTCAAAAATGTTAGGGCATAAAGATTTAAACACCACTTACTCTATCTATAGTCATTACATACCACAGCAAAACAGAGAGAGGGCGGCGTTTTTAAGAGGGGCAATGTTATGA
- the purD gene encoding phosphoribosylamine--glycine ligase: MKDNNSYNVLIVGSKGREYALAQKLQQDKRVNALYFCLGNGGTQDLGENLECEHYKDIVKLALEKQIHLAIISEEEPLAFGLTEMLEKAGILVFGASKEVVKLESSKSYMKAFAKECGIKSAFYFETSDLKEALDYIQNASYPLVIKVDGAYQGKGVSLAKDKQEALEILKEYLRQNRHVIIEHFLEGFELSAMALVVNDDFIVLPFCEVYKRLLEGDKGATTNGMGAFAPIKVASSELEEKIKNNIFKPILEKLQAKGMPFRGVLLAGVMVVEEEGVLEPYLLELNVRFKDLECQVILTLLESSLLDLCLAVANGDLNHLEVEFSKEFVMGVALVSRNYPGGSSTKQTLYIDPIDEKKGHLILGEVQQDNGVFESSGGRVLFAIGRGKSLLEARNNAYEIAQKVHFEGMFYRKDIGFRALNLKEYS, translated from the coding sequence ATGAAAGATAACAACAGCTATAATGTTTTAATTGTGGGAAGCAAGGGGCGAGAATACGCTTTAGCTCAAAAACTTCAGCAAGATAAACGAGTGAATGCCCTTTATTTTTGTTTGGGTAATGGTGGCACTCAAGATTTGGGCGAAAATCTAGAATGCGAGCATTACAAAGACATCGTTAAATTAGCCCTTGAAAAACAAATCCATTTAGCTATTATCTCAGAAGAAGAGCCTTTGGCTTTTGGGCTTACAGAGATGTTAGAAAAAGCGGGTATTTTGGTCTTTGGAGCTTCTAAAGAGGTGGTTAAATTAGAAAGCTCAAAAAGTTATATGAAGGCCTTTGCTAAAGAGTGTGGTATAAAAAGCGCGTTTTATTTTGAAACAAGCGACCTAAAAGAAGCCCTAGATTATATTCAAAACGCTTCTTATCCTTTAGTGATTAAAGTTGATGGGGCATACCAGGGTAAGGGGGTGAGTCTTGCTAAGGATAAACAAGAAGCTTTAGAAATCCTTAAAGAATATTTAAGGCAAAACAGGCATGTGATTATAGAGCATTTTTTAGAAGGCTTTGAGCTTTCGGCTATGGCGCTTGTAGTTAATGATGATTTTATTGTGCTGCCTTTTTGTGAAGTCTATAAGCGTTTGTTAGAAGGGGATAAGGGGGCAACTACAAATGGCATGGGGGCGTTTGCTCCTATAAAAGTTGCTTCTAGCGAATTAGAAGAAAAGATAAAGAATAATATTTTTAAACCCATTTTAGAAAAACTTCAAGCTAAGGGTATGCCTTTTAGGGGCGTGTTACTAGCTGGGGTTATGGTGGTAGAAGAAGAAGGCGTTTTAGAGCCGTATCTATTAGAATTGAATGTGCGTTTTAAAGACTTGGAGTGTCAGGTTATTTTAACCCTTTTGGAGAGTTCATTGCTAGATTTGTGTTTGGCTGTAGCAAATGGGGATTTGAACCATCTTGAAGTAGAATTTTCTAAAGAATTTGTGATGGGTGTGGCACTTGTTTCTAGGAATTATCCTGGTGGTTCTTCAACTAAACAAACGCTTTATATTGACCCTATTGATGAGAAAAAGGGGCATTTGATTTTGGGAGAAGTACAACAAGATAATGGCGTGTTTGAGAGTAGTGGGGGGAGAGTGCTGTTTGCAATTGGTAGGGGAAAATCATTATTAGAAGCTAGGAATAATGCCTATGAAATCGCTCAGAAAGTGCATTTTGAAGGCATGTTTTATCGCAAGGATATTGGTTTTAGGGCATTGAATTTAAAAGAATACTCTTAA
- a CDS encoding phosphoribosyltransferase, whose product MNTDFSYITDIESMHFTNEEDALNKLINEIHTRHIDLKDSVMLALSFNALYLVNALAQKFGATYDILFSEPILAPLNPKCEIALVSESMDIVMNENLINSFDITLDYVYGEAKRVYEEDILSHIYQYRKGNAIKSLRDKNIFIIDRGIETGFRAGLAVQTCLKKECQDIYILTPIVAQNVAQGLEGLCDGVISVYRPECFVSIEHHYKELKQLGNEEIEKYLGVKSTPNLKKEN is encoded by the coding sequence TTGAATACCGATTTTAGTTATATCACTGACATTGAAAGCATGCATTTCACTAATGAAGAAGATGCCCTGAATAAATTGATTAATGAAATCCACACACGCCATATTGACTTGAAAGACTCCGTTATGCTCGCTTTGAGTTTCAATGCTTTATACTTGGTTAATGCTTTAGCACAAAAATTTGGAGCTACTTATGATATACTTTTTTCAGAACCTATCCTAGCTCCTTTAAATCCGAAATGTGAGATTGCTTTAGTGAGTGAAAGCATGGATATAGTTATGAATGAAAATTTAATCAATTCATTTGACATCACTTTGGACTATGTCTATGGGGAAGCTAAGCGTGTTTATGAAGAAGATATTTTGTCTCACATTTATCAGTATCGCAAAGGCAATGCGATAAAAAGCCTAAGAGATAAAAATATTTTTATCATAGATAGGGGGATTGAAACAGGCTTTAGAGCGGGGCTGGCCGTGCAAACTTGTTTGAAAAAAGAATGCCAGGATATTTATATTTTAACCCCCATTGTCGCACAGAATGTCGCTCAAGGTTTAGAAGGTTTGTGCGATGGGGTCATTAGTGTGTATCGCCCTGAATGTTTTGTCTCTATTGAGCATCATTATAAAGAACTCAAGCAATTAGGCAACGAAGAGATTGAAAAATATTTAGGTGTGAAAAGCACGCCAAATTTAAAAAAGGAAAATTAA